A part of Camelus ferus isolate YT-003-E chromosome 6, BCGSAC_Cfer_1.0, whole genome shotgun sequence genomic DNA contains:
- the C6H14orf119 gene encoding uncharacterized protein C14orf119 homolog: MPLESSSSSMPLSFPSPLPSVPDNISDSSPPPMSYITSQEMKCILHWFASWSGPQRERFLQDLVAKAVPGKLQPLLEGLEQLSVSGANRPPCIFECQLHLWDQWFRGWAEQERNEFVRQLEVSEPDFVAKFYQAVAATAGKD; this comes from the coding sequence ATGCCACTGGAATCATCTTCCTCTTCGATGCCGCtatccttcccttctcccttacCCTCAGTACCAGACAATATTTCtgactcttcccctcccccaatgtCTTACATCACTTCCCAGGAGATGAAGTGTATTCTTCACTGGTTTGCCAGCTGGTCAGGTCCCCAGCGTGAACGTTTTCTACAGGACCTGGTAGCCAAGGCAGTGCCAGGAAAATTACAGCCACTGCTGGAAGGTCTGGAGCAGCTTAGTGTATCTGGAGCAAACCGACCACCGTGTATCTTTGAGTGCCAGCTGCATCTTTGGGATCAGTGGTTTCGAGGTTGGGCTGAACAGGAGCGCAATGAATTTGTCAGGCAGTTGGAGGTCAGCGAGCCAGACTTCGTGGCAAAGTTTTACCAAGCAGTGGCTGCTACAGCTGGTAAAGACTGA
- the LMLN2 gene encoding LOW QUALITY PROTEIN: leishmanolysin-like peptidase 2 (The sequence of the model RefSeq protein was modified relative to this genomic sequence to represent the inferred CDS: inserted 9 bases in 6 codons; deleted 1 base in 1 codon; substituted 3 bases at 3 genomic stop codons) produces the protein MLLTLLLGAAISRHLSTETQKSVSLLRPPFSLHPPDFRSSSLTLPGSRDPQPLRMQTXHIRDPVSEGAWDPEAGGVRGDPELGSNQGESCLGTKVPDAHFHGYALWXEWGPPQLIQSDGPRIQNTEFLLYMQVTHTPNVTPPLSFPPPPVLAHPLPSVIAYPACCQLDLEGRPLAGXYCAQHLTSPGLCHSDIVMATLREWLQALGFSGQLFKEWRDCPSGTSGKRENCSVRQQVTWQDEWGQLLLTTPAVSHSLAKHLGVHXGTPLEEEQGPLSSYWETWLLQGSIMPATFSGAQCTGLDPITLAALTDSGWYLVNHSAAEELLWGRGLGPSFGLAWNLTTCGTGTSDILCTGSGPGCHYWHQDKGHCSSDPMPEGCCVYKPLASGSECWKENGIPRGAENPHGEIYHFQSRCFLANLTSQLLPEDKTRHPSRIPHLKEAELTGSCYLHQCTERGAHKGQVEGSPWVPCLPGKAIQIPGYHGLLXQGRLRQTNKGADAMTYSPVSLSTQDLLFQLSLGLAGPPGHXLGKAERELTAAALQALVSRGSPGRXGFCSFHSPLIVTSLVFLWVCVFGCQGHSAGMLHRALTPTLQKKSLELYYRGVTFTTKYSRPNTLXPGFLVTLNHNPSMAHLSLLLGLCRMLLILMGALGTVAYQKQATLQVGPSGSYHXPELQSTRRGPPEGIKEV, from the exons ATGTTGCTGACGCTGCTCCTGGGGGCTGCCATAAGCAGACATCTAAGTACTGAGACACAGAAGTCCGTGAGCCTTCTCAGGCCCCCTTTCTCCCTACATCCCCCAGACTTCCGCTCgtcctccctcaccctccctggcTCCCGTGATCCTCAACCCCTCCGAATGCAAACCTGACATATCAGAGATCCTGTATCAGAGGGAGCTTGGGATCCTGAGGCAGGCGGCGTGAGGGGAGATCCTGAGCTGGGC AGTAACCAAGGAGAGAGTTGCTTGGGGACAAAG GTGCCTGATGCCCATTTCCATGGTTATGCCTTGT CAGAGTGGGGACCCCCACAACTGATCCAGTCGGATGGGCCTAGGATCCAAAACACTGAGTTTCTTCTGTACATGCAGGTTACCCACACTCCCAA TGTTACCCCGCCCCTCTCCTTTCCACCCCCACCTGTCCTGGCCCATCCACTGCCCTCTGTCATTGCCTACCCTGCCTGCTGCCAGCTGGACTTGGAAGGCAGGCCTCTTGCTGG CTACTGTGCCCAGCATCTCACCAGCCCCGGCCTCTGCCATAGTGACATCGTCATG GCCACACTCCGTGAATGGCTCCAAGCCCTGGGTTTCTCTGGGCAGCTCTTCAAGGAGTGGAGGGATTGTCCCTCAGGAACCAGTGGTAAAAGGG AGAACTGTTCTGTGAGGCAACAAGTGACATGGCAAGATGAGTGGGGACAGCTGCTTCTCACCACCCCAGCTGTTAGCCATAGCCTGGCCAAACACTTGGGAGTGC CCGGCACTCCCTTGGAAGAAGAG CAGGGCCCTTTGTCTTCATACTGGGAGACCTGGCTTCTCCAGGGTTCCATAATGCCTGCTACCTTCAGTGGTGCCCAGTGCACAGGGCTTGACCCAATCACTCTTGCTGCCCTCACAGACTCAGGCTGGTACCTAGTCAACCACAGTGCTGCAGAGGAGCTGTTGTGGGGCCGGG GTTTGGGGCCTTCATTT GGTCTGGCCTGGAATTTGACCACCTGTGGGACTGGCACCTCAGACATCCTCTGTACTGGCAG CGGACCGGGCTGCCACTACTGGCACCAGGACAAGGGACACTGCTCCTCAGACCCCATGCCGGAAGGCTGCTGTGTGTACAAGCCCTTGGCCAGTGGG AGTGAATGCTGGAAGGAAAATGGAATCCCACGTGGGGCGGAGAATCCCCATGGGGAAATCTACCATTTCCAGAGTCGGTGCTTCCTTGCCAACCTCACTTCACAGCTGCTCCCTGAGGACAAGACCAGGCATCCCTCTCGGATCCCACATCTCAAGGAAGCAGAGCTCACTGGCAGCTGCTACTTACATCAATGCACAGAGAGGGGAGCACAcaaggggcaggtggagggatcGCCCTGGGTCCCATGCCTTCCAGGAAAGGCTATTCAG ATACCTGGGTACCATGGTCTTCT CCAGGGTCGGCTGCGTCAGACTAATAAAGGTGCTGATGCTATGACTTACTCACCTGTGAGTCTTTCAACCCAAGACCTGTTATTCCAGCTGTCTTTAGGATTGGCTGGGCCCCCAGGCCA TCTGGGGAAGGCAGAGCGAGAACTGACTGCAGCAGCACTACAGGCGCTGGTGAGCAGAGGAAGCCCTGGCAGGTAAGGATTT TGCTCTTTCCACAGCCCTTTGATTGTCACTAGTCTGGTGTTCCTGTGGGTGTGTGTCTTTGGCTGCCAAGGGCACTCAGCTGGTATGCTGCACAGGGCCCTGACCCCAACTCTCCAGAAGAAAAGT CTAGAACTGTATTATAGAGGAGTCACCTTTACCACCAAATACAGCAG GCCAAATACTCTATGACCTGGGTTTTTGGTTACCTTGAACCATAATCCCTCCATGGCCCATCTAAGTCTGCTGCTGGGGCTCTGCCGTATGTTGCTTATCCTGATGGGTGCCCTAGGAACTGTGGCCTATCAGAAACAAGCTACTCTTCAGGTGGGACCATCTGGCTCTTACC TACCAGAGCTCCAAAGCACAAGAAGGGGCCCACCTGAAGGAATAAAAGAGGTGTGA